Proteins encoded in a region of the Veillonella parvula genome:
- the hisI gene encoding phosphoribosyl-AMP cyclohydrolase — translation MKPDFEKGNGLLPTVVQDAETKDVLMVAWMNEESFHKTLETRETWFWSRSRQELWHKGGTSGNVQHVLSMALDCDGDTLLIQVKPEGPACHTGRTSCFFNEVERS, via the coding sequence ATGAAACCGGATTTTGAAAAAGGAAATGGCTTGTTGCCGACGGTTGTGCAGGATGCGGAGACAAAGGACGTCCTCATGGTGGCGTGGATGAACGAAGAAAGCTTTCACAAGACACTAGAAACAAGGGAAACGTGGTTTTGGTCTCGGTCTCGTCAAGAACTATGGCATAAGGGTGGTACCAGTGGCAATGTGCAGCATGTATTGAGCATGGCTCTCGATTGTGATGGCGACACCTTGCTCATTCAAGTTAAGCCTGAAGGTCCTGCCTGTCATACCGGGCGTACAAGCTGTTTCTTTAATGAAGTAGAACGGAGTTAA
- a CDS encoding membrane biogenesis protein AsmA — translation MKHYIRSYWTKYKQLYKKGLKGIAAFLAIGVIIVFVLATIASRGMGVIFNEVMARQTMMRGTVTVESLSATPWGTLTFTGLVWKDPEGHELLNAPSGKVRVNMWDVVTRNFKPSAIEGIELDDAVVVVDLDDNNRLDFAPISPDVHKPINEIEPRPKAPRKTTQERQEELGKKVRNFNWAGQHLDLKIRLRNSQLEVFNRNRHYVIKDVNARIDLDSKRAIRIDMETGKFGGTAIGDGLVLKGRVDLKDVLKQRMPQLDLQFDVKGVDPSSLGFGENIHDAMTLLTKVTGDFNRPFAKGRVTMPILRIPALTFENVVGDVTYQDGILNFENVSANVYSGKLEAKGVYNLDTRAYTITGVAKDLDSSVALKAPEFLVPVSANLNFKSEGQPRDMEVWGNFWSGEGHYMLIPIQSITGNFHNKGRHLSFSDVKVNTKITTITTDALRIDDGQLTMGPLNITSHGGSNFILYDESFDEIDADMARIKDGMKQAKENSKSASESANGIDKSGFTSPDMKESIKDLKRSIDSAKDSLDNVSKGIKQ, via the coding sequence ATGAAACATTATATACGTTCTTATTGGACAAAATATAAACAATTGTATAAGAAAGGCCTAAAAGGCATTGCTGCCTTTCTTGCCATTGGAGTGATTATAGTCTTTGTACTAGCAACCATTGCTAGTCGTGGAATGGGCGTTATTTTTAATGAGGTTATGGCTCGACAAACTATGATGCGTGGCACGGTTACTGTTGAAAGTTTATCTGCTACACCGTGGGGGACTTTGACTTTTACAGGCCTGGTTTGGAAAGACCCAGAAGGGCATGAGTTGCTCAATGCACCGAGCGGGAAGGTCCGCGTTAATATGTGGGATGTGGTGACACGTAATTTTAAGCCCTCTGCTATCGAGGGTATTGAATTAGATGATGCGGTTGTAGTCGTTGATTTAGACGATAATAATCGGTTAGATTTCGCGCCCATATCTCCAGATGTACATAAACCAATTAACGAGATAGAGCCCCGTCCCAAAGCACCTAGAAAGACTACACAAGAACGGCAAGAGGAACTAGGTAAGAAAGTACGTAACTTCAATTGGGCGGGCCAACATTTAGATTTGAAGATTAGGCTTAGAAACAGTCAGTTAGAGGTCTTTAACAGAAATCGTCATTATGTGATAAAGGATGTAAACGCTAGAATTGACCTTGATAGTAAGAGGGCCATTCGTATCGATATGGAGACGGGCAAATTTGGTGGTACCGCCATAGGGGATGGTCTCGTATTAAAAGGTCGTGTAGATTTAAAGGATGTTTTAAAGCAGCGCATGCCTCAATTGGATCTACAATTTGATGTGAAAGGGGTGGATCCGTCATCTCTAGGCTTTGGTGAGAATATTCATGATGCCATGACCTTGCTTACAAAGGTAACAGGTGATTTTAATCGTCCTTTTGCTAAAGGTCGGGTAACGATGCCTATTTTACGCATCCCTGCACTTACCTTTGAGAATGTAGTAGGAGATGTGACGTACCAAGATGGTATTTTGAATTTTGAAAACGTTAGTGCCAATGTATACAGCGGTAAATTGGAGGCTAAGGGTGTATATAATTTGGACACTCGAGCCTATACGATTACAGGCGTAGCAAAGGATTTAGATAGTAGTGTAGCCCTTAAAGCGCCTGAGTTTCTCGTGCCCGTATCGGCAAATTTGAACTTTAAAAGCGAAGGCCAACCTCGAGACATGGAGGTATGGGGGAACTTCTGGTCTGGTGAAGGGCACTATATGCTGATTCCGATTCAAAGCATTACGGGAAACTTTCACAATAAAGGGCGACATTTATCCTTTAGCGATGTGAAAGTAAATACGAAAATCACCACTATTACTACGGATGCTCTGCGCATCGATGATGGACAGCTCACGATGGGGCCGCTTAATATTACTTCTCACGGGGGTAGTAATTTTATTCTGTATGATGAGTCATTTGATGAAATTGATGCGGATATGGCTCGAATTAAAGATGGTATGAAACAAGCTAAAGAGAATAGTAAAAGTGCTTCTGAATCAGCAAATGGCATCGATAAGTCTGGGTTCACATCGCCGGACATGAAAGAATCGATAAAAGACCTGAAGCGGAGTATAGACTCGGCAAAAGATAGCTTAGATAATGTGTCAAAAGGCATCAAGCAATGA
- the hisC gene encoding histidinol-phosphate transaminase → MKEIIRTLKPYIPEEPAEAVKERLGIDRLVRLSANENPYGTSPLVREAILSYVTHNDANYYPDGNATDLRMKLANYWQVQPEQLVIGVGLDEVIAMVNKTLITTGDSIVVSVPAFSEYALNGLVEGAEIREVPADFETGQYDFSALVKAVDETTRLVWICNPNNPTGTYESVEDIRKFVAAVPKDTLVIIDEAYVDFVTSVAVPTARALLDEFPNVAIMRTFSKAYGLANYRVGYMMTSLELANYMQTIRLPYNLNTLSQVAAEAAFGDQEFVARTVSQNAEERTKWESLFDELGIHYYKSEANFIFFASPDAEGLADAWLKSGYQVRRGQREGWLRLTIPMPQDGDIMRRILRDFMN, encoded by the coding sequence ATGAAAGAGATAATTCGCACATTGAAACCTTATATACCTGAGGAGCCGGCTGAAGCGGTGAAAGAGCGCCTTGGTATCGACAGATTGGTACGCTTGTCGGCAAATGAAAATCCATACGGCACATCGCCATTGGTACGGGAGGCTATCCTTAGTTATGTAACACATAATGATGCCAACTACTATCCGGATGGCAATGCTACCGATTTGCGCATGAAATTAGCAAATTACTGGCAGGTGCAACCTGAGCAACTCGTCATCGGCGTAGGTCTAGATGAGGTGATCGCCATGGTCAATAAAACATTGATTACCACTGGTGACTCCATCGTAGTAAGCGTGCCAGCCTTTTCGGAATATGCCTTGAATGGCCTCGTGGAAGGTGCTGAGATTCGCGAGGTGCCAGCTGATTTTGAAACGGGGCAGTATGACTTTTCTGCTCTCGTGAAAGCTGTAGATGAAACGACACGCCTCGTGTGGATCTGTAATCCTAATAACCCAACGGGCACCTATGAGTCTGTTGAAGATATCCGCAAATTTGTAGCAGCTGTACCAAAGGATACCTTGGTCATCATAGATGAGGCATATGTCGATTTTGTCACTTCTGTAGCAGTTCCTACGGCACGTGCGCTATTGGATGAATTTCCTAATGTGGCTATCATGCGTACCTTCTCGAAGGCCTATGGCCTTGCTAACTACCGTGTAGGCTACATGATGACATCTTTAGAATTGGCCAATTATATGCAAACTATTCGCTTGCCGTACAATTTGAATACCTTATCTCAAGTGGCTGCAGAAGCCGCTTTCGGTGATCAAGAATTCGTGGCGAGAACGGTCTCTCAAAATGCAGAAGAGCGAACAAAATGGGAAAGCCTCTTTGATGAGCTAGGTATTCACTACTATAAAAGCGAAGCAAATTTTATCTTCTTTGCATCGCCTGATGCGGAAGGCCTTGCAGATGCTTGGCTCAAATCAGGTTACCAAGTGCGCCGAGGTCAACGAGAAGGATGGTTACGCCTTACGATTCCAATGCCTCAAGATGGGGATATTATGCGCAGGATATTAAGAGATTTCATGAATTAA
- the hisH gene encoding imidazole glycerol phosphate synthase subunit HisH, whose amino-acid sequence MIAIIDYDAGNTFNVQKALAYIGLEAVLTADPETILNADGVLLPGVGAYAPAMAVLKEHGLVDVIHEVVKREIPLLGICLGMQLLFEESEEYGPTPGLGLIPGKVKEIPRNIGLSVPHMGWNKNVVHQPHSAFSNVDDQYTYFVHSYYVDTDPEYITSTANYGIDVPGIVERGRVYGMQFHPEKSGVVGLNLLRTFGTITKTYRAAAK is encoded by the coding sequence ATGATTGCCATTATAGATTATGATGCAGGGAATACCTTCAATGTCCAGAAAGCCTTAGCTTATATTGGTCTTGAGGCAGTGCTAACGGCAGATCCTGAGACCATACTAAATGCTGATGGCGTTCTCTTGCCAGGTGTAGGCGCATATGCGCCGGCGATGGCAGTTCTAAAAGAGCATGGTTTAGTTGATGTCATTCATGAGGTAGTAAAGCGTGAAATTCCTTTATTAGGTATTTGTTTAGGAATGCAACTTTTATTTGAAGAGTCTGAAGAATACGGCCCAACGCCCGGTTTAGGCCTTATTCCCGGTAAGGTAAAAGAAATTCCTCGCAACATTGGCCTTAGCGTGCCTCATATGGGTTGGAATAAAAATGTAGTACACCAGCCTCATAGTGCTTTTAGCAATGTAGATGATCAATATACATATTTCGTTCATTCCTATTATGTGGATACAGATCCTGAATATATAACATCTACTGCAAATTATGGTATCGATGTACCTGGCATTGTAGAACGTGGTAGAGTGTATGGAATGCAATTCCATCCCGAAAAAAGTGGTGTCGTAGGTCTAAATTTGTTGCGTACATTTGGGACTATTACAAAAACTTATAGAGCAGCAGCAAAATAG
- the hisE gene encoding phosphoribosyl-ATP diphosphatase, whose protein sequence is MAQQTLNELYEIIKNRKAQPKEGSYTNYLFDKGLDKILKKVGEEATEVVIAAKNDDPQELIYETADVLYHLLVLLVEKNIPYEAIEAELASREGVVSKTTERPEITNL, encoded by the coding sequence ATGGCACAGCAAACACTGAACGAATTATACGAAATTATTAAAAATCGCAAGGCACAGCCAAAGGAAGGTTCTTATACGAATTATTTATTCGACAAAGGACTTGATAAAATCTTGAAAAAAGTTGGTGAAGAGGCTACAGAGGTAGTAATCGCCGCAAAAAATGATGATCCTCAAGAGCTGATTTACGAGACGGCAGATGTGTTATATCACTTGCTTGTGTTATTAGTAGAGAAAAATATTCCATACGAAGCCATTGAAGCTGAGCTAGCGAGCCGCGAAGGGGTCGTTAGCAAGACTACGGAGCGCCCAGAAATTACAAATTTATAA
- a CDS encoding carbon starvation protein A yields MVMNGIYLVIASACILILAYRFYGAFIAAKVLTLDQYRPTPAMVHNDGHDYVPTNKWVTFGHHFAAIAGAGPLVGPVIAAQFGYLPGALWILIGSVLAGAVHDMVILFASVRYDGKSIADIAREEISKLAGFGAMLATLFLLIITLAGMAVVVANALHNSPWGFFSVFATIPIAIFIGIYLKWLRPGKIQEATIIGVALIFAAIIYGPNVAASEYASWFTYDLQTIEIMLAVYGFFAAALPVWLLLAPRDYLSTYLKIGTIGALALGIIIVMPEIQMPAVTPYIWGGGPVLKGSVFPYIFITIACGALSGFHTVIATGTTPKMLTNEKEILPIGYGAMLTEGFIAMMALIAATALHPDDYFAINSTVESFKALGLQVHELPALSAMVGEDLMHRPGGAVSLAVGMAHIFSRLPNMDHLMGYWYHFCIMFEALFIMTLIDAGTRVGRYLLQELLGHFHPKFNDQHWAPGVYGCAALICILWGYLVLQGNIGIIWPLFGVSNQLLGTMTLAVGTTAIMRLGRKRYAWVTGIPCILMAIVAIAADYENVFYSYIPAGKWILVAFSVAMFLMILIVLVEAVRSWIRLSNIPQDYRTQAEIEAESLVKYGKEVKA; encoded by the coding sequence ATGGTTATGAATGGTATTTACTTAGTTATTGCCTCCGCGTGTATTCTAATTTTAGCGTACCGCTTTTATGGGGCTTTTATAGCGGCTAAGGTACTGACATTGGATCAATATCGTCCAACGCCAGCTATGGTTCACAATGATGGTCACGATTACGTGCCAACCAACAAATGGGTAACCTTTGGTCATCACTTTGCAGCAATTGCTGGTGCAGGGCCACTTGTAGGTCCTGTTATCGCAGCACAGTTTGGGTATTTGCCTGGGGCATTATGGATCCTAATTGGTTCCGTATTAGCCGGTGCTGTACATGATATGGTTATCTTGTTTGCTTCCGTTCGTTATGATGGTAAATCGATTGCGGATATTGCTCGCGAAGAAATCAGTAAACTTGCTGGTTTTGGTGCTATGCTCGCTACCTTATTCCTATTGATCATTACCCTTGCTGGTATGGCTGTAGTAGTAGCTAATGCATTGCATAACTCTCCTTGGGGATTCTTCTCCGTATTTGCTACCATTCCAATCGCTATTTTTATTGGTATTTATTTGAAATGGTTGCGTCCTGGTAAAATCCAAGAGGCGACTATTATTGGGGTAGCCTTAATCTTCGCAGCTATCATCTACGGTCCAAATGTAGCGGCTAGCGAATATGCATCTTGGTTTACATACGACTTGCAAACCATTGAAATTATGCTTGCTGTGTATGGTTTCTTTGCAGCTGCATTGCCAGTATGGTTGTTACTTGCTCCTCGTGACTATTTGTCCACATACCTTAAAATCGGTACAATCGGCGCATTGGCACTTGGTATTATCATTGTAATGCCTGAAATTCAAATGCCAGCTGTAACTCCTTACATCTGGGGCGGCGGTCCTGTATTGAAAGGTTCCGTATTCCCTTACATCTTCATTACTATCGCATGTGGTGCGTTATCTGGCTTCCATACTGTTATTGCTACTGGTACAACACCTAAAATGCTTACTAATGAAAAAGAAATTTTACCTATCGGTTATGGTGCGATGTTAACAGAAGGCTTCATCGCTATGATGGCGTTGATTGCTGCTACTGCATTGCATCCAGATGATTACTTTGCGATTAACTCCACAGTTGAGTCATTCAAAGCTTTAGGCCTTCAAGTTCATGAATTGCCAGCATTGTCTGCAATGGTTGGTGAAGACTTGATGCACCGTCCTGGTGGTGCCGTATCCCTTGCAGTAGGTATGGCTCATATCTTCTCCAGATTGCCTAATATGGATCACTTGATGGGTTACTGGTATCACTTCTGTATCATGTTCGAAGCATTGTTCATCATGACATTGATCGATGCTGGTACTCGTGTAGGTCGTTACTTACTTCAAGAATTATTAGGTCATTTCCATCCTAAATTTAACGACCAACACTGGGCTCCTGGTGTGTATGGTTGTGCCGCTTTAATTTGTATCTTGTGGGGCTACCTAGTTCTACAAGGTAATATCGGTATTATCTGGCCTCTATTTGGTGTATCGAACCAATTATTAGGTACCATGACATTGGCCGTAGGTACTACAGCTATCATGAGACTTGGTCGCAAACGCTATGCATGGGTAACAGGTATTCCTTGTATTTTAATGGCTATCGTGGCTATCGCTGCAGACTATGAAAATGTATTCTACAGCTATATTCCTGCTGGTAAATGGATTTTAGTAGCATTTAGTGTTGCTATGTTCCTCATGATTCTTATCGTATTGGTAGAAGCCGTACGTAGTTGGATCCGCTTGTCCAATATTCCTCAAGATTATCGTACACAAGCTGAAATCGAAGCTGAAAGCCTTGTAAAATACGGTAAAGAAGTAAAAGCATAA